The following coding sequences lie in one Arthrobacter sp. SLBN-122 genomic window:
- a CDS encoding ROK family transcriptional regulator — protein sequence MTDQRTLVGEVAQPPAGPATSAGHLLQLLRSNASGYSRADLLEITGMARSTLYERLDALFAAGLVYESTPLRAQRGRPPRSLRFDDRNKLVLCLEIGHTHAGIHLLSLGREVVASARIPVEIGNAQEVVVGQVVAEALRLLDGRRPVGAGVGLPAPVDPLHRLGLERTVLAHWDLQLLQEAMESMLDCPVLLENDARSMAVGEVRGPLDSLVAVKVSTGIGSGIIVRGSLVRGAHGAAGDIGHVRIPEAADCRCRCGRDGCLAAVASGRALLANPQFAHYGTLRRFVDASDDDPDVRAAISAAGRVLGRALAAMVGTLNPGRVAVGGLVGVLPGFLQACRQQILTDAFEPSLVDLEIVPADSRKATAVGLCRLVEESLYAPERVEQLLAQHGG from the coding sequence ATGACGGACCAGAGGACGCTGGTGGGAGAAGTTGCCCAGCCGCCGGCGGGCCCCGCCACCAGCGCCGGGCACCTTCTCCAGCTCCTGCGCTCCAACGCCTCCGGGTACAGCCGGGCCGATCTGCTGGAGATCACCGGAATGGCGCGTTCCACCCTTTACGAGCGGCTCGACGCGCTTTTCGCGGCCGGGCTTGTCTACGAATCCACTCCCCTGCGCGCACAGCGTGGCAGGCCGCCCCGCTCCCTCCGTTTCGATGACCGCAACAAGCTGGTGCTGTGCCTGGAAATCGGCCATACGCACGCCGGAATCCATCTCCTGTCGCTGGGCAGGGAGGTGGTGGCTTCGGCGCGTATCCCCGTGGAGATCGGGAACGCCCAGGAGGTGGTGGTGGGCCAGGTGGTGGCGGAGGCGCTGCGGCTGCTCGACGGCCGGCGGCCGGTAGGGGCAGGAGTAGGACTGCCAGCTCCGGTTGACCCGCTCCACCGCCTGGGGCTGGAGCGGACCGTCCTTGCCCACTGGGACCTGCAGTTGTTGCAGGAGGCGATGGAATCCATGCTTGACTGCCCGGTCCTGCTGGAAAACGACGCCCGGTCCATGGCGGTGGGAGAAGTCCGGGGCCCCCTCGACTCCCTGGTCGCGGTGAAGGTCAGCACCGGGATCGGCTCCGGGATTATTGTCCGGGGTTCGCTGGTGCGCGGCGCCCACGGCGCCGCCGGGGACATCGGGCACGTGCGCATCCCGGAGGCCGCCGATTGCCGCTGCCGCTGCGGCAGGGACGGCTGCCTGGCGGCGGTGGCTTCCGGGCGCGCACTGCTGGCCAATCCGCAATTTGCGCATTACGGGACGCTGCGCCGGTTCGTTGACGCTTCCGACGACGATCCGGACGTCCGGGCCGCAATCTCGGCGGCCGGAAGGGTGCTGGGACGGGCCCTCGCCGCCATGGTGGGCACGCTGAACCCCGGCCGGGTAGCGGTGGGCGGGCTGGTGGGAGTGCTCCCAGGCTTCCTGCAGGCCTGCCGGCAGCAAATCCTCACGGACGCCTTCGAACCTTCCCTGGTGGATCTGGAGATCGTCCCGGCGGACAGCCGCAAGGCCACCGCAGTGGGCCTTTGCCG